The Thermoplasma acidophilum DSM 1728 genome includes a window with the following:
- a CDS encoding mechanosensitive ion channel family protein has protein sequence MDRGKARSIAVYVIILGAVMVALLALLYVISLFHIVPLKFSHVLYAIVIGVIIYAIVKVVVKYFERFFAAHKEYRHLKYVTFIISLVGYFIIALAVLASLGIDVSSVILGSAFISAVIGLAAQTVLSNIFGGLFISVVRPFNVGDHVIINTWQYGASLPSYPPKYFSRDFMEASMYRGIIFDISMNYTTIVLESGDTVKIPNGIMVQAAITIRKGMVTVQARYEVPKSVPFENVAEKLKQEILSDHDAKNLSVFIDESTLNTYIMLIRGDFPGEDADLIRSSIIKKAMEIVEPMKAH, from the coding sequence GTGGACAGAGGGAAGGCAAGATCCATTGCAGTTTATGTGATAATACTTGGAGCCGTTATGGTGGCACTGCTTGCGCTGCTCTACGTGATAAGCCTGTTTCACATAGTTCCACTGAAATTCTCTCACGTACTTTATGCAATAGTCATAGGTGTGATAATTTATGCTATTGTCAAGGTAGTGGTGAAGTATTTTGAGAGATTCTTCGCCGCTCATAAGGAATACAGGCATCTGAAATATGTGACGTTCATAATAAGCCTTGTTGGGTATTTCATAATAGCCCTTGCCGTCCTGGCTTCCCTGGGTATAGATGTTTCTTCTGTTATACTTGGATCGGCATTTATAAGTGCAGTGATAGGCCTCGCTGCACAGACAGTCCTTTCCAATATCTTTGGTGGCCTTTTCATCTCTGTTGTGAGGCCATTCAACGTTGGCGATCATGTTATAATAAACACATGGCAATACGGTGCGTCCTTGCCATCTTATCCTCCGAAATATTTTTCAAGGGACTTCATGGAAGCCTCCATGTACAGGGGCATAATATTCGACATCTCAATGAATTACACCACCATCGTGCTTGAATCTGGGGATACGGTGAAGATACCCAATGGCATAATGGTGCAGGCGGCCATAACTATAAGAAAGGGCATGGTAACCGTTCAGGCGAGATATGAGGTTCCAAAAAGCGTACCATTCGAGAACGTTGCAGAAAAGCTGAAGCAGGAGATCCTCTCGGATCATGACGCAAAGAATCTCTCTGTATTCATCGATGAAAGCACGCTGAACACTTACATAATGCTCATCAGAGGGGATTTTCCAGGTGAAGATGCCGATTTGATCAGGAGCTCAATTATAAAGAAGGCCATGGAGATCGTAGAACCTATGAAGGCCCACTGA
- a CDS encoding translation initiation factor eIF-2B alpha/beta/delta subunit family protein, whose amino-acid sequence MSAKEGSEDLNNILSDNTSGSVDLAVKVFSFLHRYPDENYSKIIQNSFVGMALVRNAAKLALSEPNLSPEDFRLHILAQERTAISNAIRSINAQVITTMSNSHNVKEFLSSSEANRIYVLESRPMLEGRIMAKSLSESGKDVYLITDAEMCLAVSKSDAVLVGSDSVLSDLALVHKVGTFPLAICARDLKKPFYSLTMSMKFEQGYEYKTYPEFVQHPCSELGYDGKCLNSYFEKTPADYVSAYFSDNGMIRGRR is encoded by the coding sequence ATGTCTGCGAAGGAAGGATCTGAGGATTTAAACAATATACTCAGCGACAATACCTCTGGATCCGTGGATCTTGCGGTCAAAGTATTTTCTTTTCTGCATAGATATCCTGATGAGAACTATTCTAAAATTATACAGAACAGCTTCGTTGGGATGGCTTTGGTAAGAAACGCGGCAAAACTTGCGCTGTCAGAGCCAAATTTATCGCCGGAGGATTTCAGGTTGCACATACTTGCACAGGAGCGAACGGCGATAAGTAACGCCATAAGATCGATAAACGCGCAAGTCATTACTACCATGAGCAATAGCCACAATGTAAAGGAGTTTTTATCTTCAAGTGAGGCGAACAGGATTTATGTTCTTGAAAGCCGCCCAATGCTGGAAGGACGCATAATGGCAAAATCTCTGTCCGAATCTGGAAAGGATGTATATCTGATTACCGATGCCGAGATGTGTCTTGCGGTGTCAAAGAGCGATGCAGTTCTGGTTGGTTCGGATTCTGTCCTCTCGGATCTCGCGTTGGTACATAAAGTCGGCACATTTCCATTGGCAATTTGTGCTAGAGATCTAAAAAAACCATTTTATTCACTAACGATGTCCATGAAGTTCGAACAGGGTTACGAATATAAAACCTATCCTGAATTCGTGCAGCATCCATGCTCCGAGTTGGGCTACGATGGGAAGTGCCTGAACTCGTATTTTGAAAAAACGCCAGCAGATTATGTTTCTGCATATTTTAGCGACAACGGTATGATCAGGGGGCGCCGCTGA
- a CDS encoding aldose 1-epimerase, translating into MSLQIVSGKSRASISEIGSHMDSLQIDGLDILLHSYDGSPTHFGSAFLFPYANRVKDARYVMDGVEYRLPNNEGKNSIHGLVLDKNFSVISREEESITMETSIAGGEAYPSDLSVRISHSVDETSYRCEVTVINKGVKRSPIAAGFHPYFVYKNKWAIIKPETAWIMEYDGPFPTGKMDRMTFGDISYLNAYDNQFFADSDIIVDVGYSRLKITRNNMPFFVIYNGRYSAGSSVAIEPMMSAVDSFNNGIGLRLLNPGDTMKFGYSIDIV; encoded by the coding sequence GTGTCTCTTCAAATAGTATCTGGCAAGAGCAGGGCATCGATATCGGAAATTGGATCTCACATGGATTCGCTCCAGATTGATGGACTGGATATTCTCCTTCATTCGTACGATGGATCTCCGACGCATTTCGGATCTGCCTTTCTGTTTCCATATGCAAACAGGGTGAAAGATGCAAGATACGTCATGGATGGCGTTGAATACAGGCTTCCCAACAATGAGGGAAAGAACAGCATACACGGCCTGGTACTCGATAAAAACTTCAGTGTGATAAGCAGAGAAGAGGAATCAATTACGATGGAAACCAGCATAGCCGGCGGTGAGGCATACCCATCAGATCTTTCAGTAAGGATATCGCATAGCGTCGATGAAACATCATATCGATGCGAAGTCACCGTTATAAATAAGGGCGTTAAGCGGTCTCCAATAGCAGCAGGATTCCATCCATATTTTGTCTACAAGAATAAATGGGCCATCATCAAGCCCGAAACCGCATGGATCATGGAATACGATGGCCCATTTCCAACAGGGAAGATGGACAGAATGACTTTCGGTGATATCAGCTACTTGAATGCCTATGACAATCAGTTCTTTGCCGATTCAGACATAATCGTAGATGTAGGATATTCCAGGCTGAAGATCACTAGGAACAATATGCCTTTCTTCGTGATATACAATGGTAGATATTCAGCAGGCTCTTCGGTTGCAATTGAACCGATGATGTCTGCAGTTGACTCTTTCAACAACGGCATCGGTTTGAGGCTTTTAAATCCTGGCGACACGATGAAATTCGGATATTCAATAGATATTGTGTGA
- the albA gene encoding DNA-binding protein Alba, protein MAEENIIFVGKKPTMNYVLAVVTQFNNNANKIIIKARGKTISKAVDVAEITRHKFIPDAKYEEIKLDTETLQGERGSSNVSSIEITLSR, encoded by the coding sequence ATGGCAGAGGAGAACATAATCTTTGTAGGAAAGAAACCGACAATGAACTACGTGCTTGCAGTGGTCACCCAGTTCAACAACAACGCCAATAAGATAATCATAAAGGCGCGTGGAAAGACGATCAGTAAGGCAGTGGATGTAGCAGAGATCACAAGGCATAAATTCATTCCAGACGCAAAATACGAGGAAATAAAACTTGACACTGAAACTCTCCAGGGTGAGAGGGGCAGTTCAAACGTTTCATCCATAGAAATCACGCTGTCACGCTGA
- a CDS encoding SDR family oxidoreductase: MANMNAIIIGASETFGFFAAKDLLHQGFHVTINARNEEKLSSMKADLAKEGYIEFVAGDISQEYTLKTIRDHYKESKINALIMGLGGYAPDNISDPKGIMKMFEDNVMRPFTTLSKFIDLMATPSSVVFMSSVYSVSIVSENSLSYSGSKAALNRMVASAAKSLLKNRIRVNAVVTTSMDDKSHSERNIYFNPGKQSIDPELVAMVVGFLAGERSLGITGSVIVVDQGFSLR; this comes from the coding sequence ATGGCAAATATGAATGCGATAATCATTGGAGCTAGCGAAACATTTGGCTTTTTTGCCGCCAAGGATCTCTTGCACCAGGGATTTCATGTCACGATCAATGCCAGGAATGAAGAAAAGCTGTCCTCAATGAAGGCTGATCTTGCAAAGGAAGGGTACATAGAATTCGTGGCAGGCGACATATCACAAGAATACACATTGAAAACCATAAGGGATCACTACAAAGAATCCAAGATAAATGCCCTGATAATGGGTCTTGGCGGCTATGCGCCTGACAATATATCAGATCCGAAGGGAATTATGAAGATGTTCGAGGACAATGTAATGCGCCCATTCACGACTCTTTCAAAATTCATCGATCTCATGGCAACCCCTTCATCAGTCGTCTTCATGAGCAGTGTGTATTCCGTTTCAATCGTATCGGAAAATTCCCTTTCCTATTCCGGAAGCAAGGCGGCACTCAACAGGATGGTTGCCTCTGCCGCAAAATCGCTACTTAAAAACAGGATCCGGGTTAACGCAGTCGTCACCACATCGATGGACGACAAATCGCACTCAGAGAGGAATATTTATTTCAATCCGGGAAAGCAATCCATCGATCCTGAACTTGTAGCGATGGTTGTTGGTTTCCTAGCAGGCGAAAGATCCCTGGGCATCACCGGATCCGTCATAGTAGTAGATCAGGGATTCTCCCTTCGATGA
- a CDS encoding MFS transporter gives MLFFIGFGWFMIAPIIPDLISVTRSSPSALLLIVSSYGYAMVAFGLVAGYLSFRGKVGNSVIASAILTFIGLAFRPIFHTYLPFLIFSLIAAVGYPLAMAPVGSIAEVFGRSRSHTLIGLSVGSLFLGMAFGALITPYIMIAIPLDITLELPAIAAFVLMVLLLFFMKEFPSYYTPRRLKGLFKAGMIKNWYVGLTISAISVMFGSIASSVLLMHGFSESEALEAGGLFGGLTFLGSALGAMILPPLFGKGQILRFGIILTGSLAFLFGVFMTVSLEFMKILALTGLSYFFFGFFGNAYWSMAMTSVTYYSPKPEEAGFSTAMFSVATNAGVAVIPVFLGSVLITAKYAMAGTIIVSALLLASGAMSYFLLYRPVQE, from the coding sequence TTGCTTTTCTTCATAGGATTCGGATGGTTCATGATCGCACCCATCATTCCAGATCTTATCTCTGTAACCAGATCATCGCCCTCTGCCCTGCTTTTAATAGTGTCCTCATACGGATATGCCATGGTTGCATTTGGCCTTGTGGCCGGTTACCTATCATTCCGTGGTAAAGTGGGGAATTCTGTTATAGCTTCTGCCATCCTCACCTTCATCGGCCTTGCCTTCAGGCCAATATTCCATACTTATCTTCCATTTCTGATTTTCTCTCTTATTGCTGCTGTAGGATATCCACTTGCCATGGCGCCTGTCGGAAGCATAGCAGAGGTATTCGGCAGATCCAGAAGCCACACTCTTATAGGACTCAGCGTTGGATCGCTCTTTTTAGGAATGGCCTTCGGTGCCCTAATAACACCATACATAATGATTGCTATACCTTTGGATATTACGCTGGAATTGCCAGCGATTGCCGCATTCGTCCTTATGGTCTTGCTGCTGTTTTTCATGAAGGAATTCCCAAGCTACTATACCCCACGCCGCTTAAAGGGGCTGTTCAAGGCAGGCATGATAAAAAATTGGTACGTGGGCCTGACAATATCTGCGATCTCCGTCATGTTTGGAAGCATTGCATCAAGCGTTCTTCTCATGCATGGGTTCAGCGAATCGGAGGCTCTGGAGGCGGGTGGGTTGTTTGGCGGCCTAACATTCCTTGGTTCGGCATTAGGAGCCATGATTCTTCCCCCATTATTCGGCAAAGGCCAGATCCTGAGATTCGGCATCATCCTGACAGGTTCCCTTGCCTTTTTGTTTGGAGTCTTCATGACGGTATCCCTGGAGTTCATGAAGATTCTTGCCCTGACTGGGCTCTCATATTTCTTCTTTGGTTTCTTCGGAAACGCCTACTGGTCCATGGCAATGACATCTGTGACCTATTATTCTCCAAAGCCGGAAGAAGCCGGTTTTTCAACGGCAATGTTCAGCGTTGCGACCAATGCAGGCGTCGCGGTTATACCTGTATTCCTAGGATCTGTGCTGATAACCGCAAAATATGCCATGGCCGGGACTATAATCGTTTCAGCTCTGCTGCTAGCCTCAGGGGCGATGTCCTATTTCCTCCTTTACAGGCCGGTGCAGGAGTGA
- a CDS encoding prephenate dehydratase: protein MIRKIFYLGPPGSFSQEAAEIFGSDLVPVRSISEIFHKISVTGDYGIVPIENSIEGPVNETLDGLFRHEDIYIVDHVEIPIEIFLASNCDTENIRRIYSHPHAIAEAGDYLERTENIEVIRTSSTSEAAKLASMDEAGAALCSMKAAQHYGLANTVKIESKSRNITRFILIGRERNVEGSRHIILCVIPDRPGSLHSLIGVLASRGINMNMIYSRPLRDTIWKYYFYIEFSGKLDEDLLLTMGKQSLRILYKGSFKCCR, encoded by the coding sequence GTGATCAGAAAAATATTCTATCTCGGGCCGCCAGGAAGCTTTTCCCAGGAGGCAGCGGAGATATTCGGATCGGATCTAGTGCCAGTGCGATCCATAAGCGAAATATTCCATAAGATATCGGTTACCGGCGATTATGGCATCGTTCCCATAGAGAACAGCATAGAAGGCCCTGTCAATGAAACACTTGACGGCCTCTTCAGGCATGAAGATATATACATTGTGGATCACGTAGAAATACCCATCGAGATATTTCTGGCCTCAAACTGTGATACAGAGAATATCAGAAGAATATACTCGCATCCCCATGCAATTGCGGAAGCAGGAGACTACCTGGAGAGGACAGAAAACATCGAAGTGATAAGGACTAGCAGCACCTCAGAGGCAGCGAAACTTGCATCAATGGACGAGGCCGGAGCAGCGCTATGTTCCATGAAAGCTGCACAGCACTACGGCCTTGCAAATACCGTCAAGATAGAATCGAAGTCCAGAAACATAACGAGATTCATCCTCATAGGAAGAGAGAGAAACGTTGAAGGATCGAGGCACATCATACTTTGCGTGATACCAGACAGGCCAGGATCGCTTCATAGTCTGATCGGAGTTCTTGCCAGCAGGGGCATAAACATGAATATGATCTATTCAAGGCCATTGAGGGACACCATATGGAAATATTATTTTTACATAGAATTCTCGGGAAAACTTGATGAGGATCTTCTTTTAACTATGGGAAAACAGTCTCTGCGGATCCTATATAAAGGCTCTTTTAAATGTTGCAGATGA
- a CDS encoding DNA polymerase sliding clamp: MEAGSTDPPKNLIKVNEKQIEWCCDMIRLNLSVKNLKEITDLLSTIVSEAKFRVDENGMSVTAVDPAHVAMIRLEVPKEAFVEFHTDGQEEIALDIDRLKSVIRLASSSENVGITKDGEKLKFELGTINKSISLLDPSTIVTPKIPNITSEYYAVLKKSDFERGLRAAEDISDSIRFTLSQDGFKAYSHSESEESEMILPKDLITDMSCNTTIKSSYPLEYLLKFIKAISSTDSLKLSFRDDYPLSVEFYLDQNPGAKIKGLFLLAPRMEQ; encoded by the coding sequence ATGGAGGCTGGATCTACAGATCCTCCGAAGAACCTGATAAAAGTGAATGAAAAACAGATTGAATGGTGTTGTGATATGATCAGACTGAACCTTTCGGTTAAGAATCTCAAGGAGATTACGGATTTACTGAGCACGATAGTATCAGAGGCGAAGTTCAGAGTTGACGAAAACGGCATGAGCGTAACCGCCGTTGACCCAGCGCATGTTGCCATGATAAGGCTGGAAGTCCCAAAGGAAGCATTTGTTGAGTTCCACACGGATGGGCAGGAGGAGATCGCCCTGGATATTGACAGGCTCAAGTCTGTGATCAGGCTAGCGAGCTCCTCAGAGAACGTCGGCATAACAAAGGATGGTGAAAAGCTGAAATTTGAGCTGGGCACAATAAACAAGAGCATATCGCTTCTTGATCCGTCAACCATAGTTACCCCAAAGATACCCAACATAACGTCGGAGTACTATGCAGTCTTGAAGAAGTCTGATTTCGAGAGGGGCTTGAGGGCAGCAGAGGATATATCGGATTCAATAAGATTCACCCTCTCCCAAGACGGTTTCAAGGCCTATTCGCATTCGGAATCGGAAGAATCAGAGATGATACTTCCCAAGGATCTGATAACGGACATGTCTTGCAACACAACCATCAAGAGCTCTTATCCTCTCGAATACCTGCTGAAATTTATAAAGGCAATATCCTCAACGGATAGCTTGAAACTCAGCTTCAGGGATGATTATCCTCTATCGGTTGAATTTTATCTGGATCAGAATCCAGGCGCAAAGATAAAAGGACTTTTCCTTCTGGCTCCGAGAATGGAGCAGTAA
- a CDS encoding DUF58 domain-containing protein, giving the protein MIRRAGYLILSASIYNIFESILLGYRYYIIFSIILFFVFSSDILIFNLTTARKLRNVEVEISSENEKARKFSPKEFTIAFLNRNNSPLSFHYYVYSSDTFRMSGDFEGFISLKPFERAVKKFSVTPNTIGRYKLGPVSVYIEDGMRFAVERAEVSKIIDLRVAPALSEIMAARSERISNMLYYTGIHYNKKAGQGYDFLTLREYVPGDEIRYVAWAMIGRTRGDDLYVKQMEEERIMDVIFLIDYGNGMNQGHDGKRMFDSIMADVIKTSYKIRKNQDGVGFFISSSETNVFIPPERTAAPIENLQKVISDIRPAGSFSLKSSLDFLKRKIKKTTMIFIISSFEYGEDPRWIRDMIGSYKAMIFIANPYDFIVTGEENRTLRATLFHKQHDLVERKKEILRSLGFRTEIVGSRDAYRKLVASYLYAKMNNMGE; this is encoded by the coding sequence ATGATCAGAAGGGCAGGCTATCTCATACTGAGCGCATCAATTTACAATATATTCGAATCGATCCTACTCGGATACAGGTATTACATAATATTTTCCATAATACTCTTCTTCGTTTTCTCATCAGACATTCTTATATTCAATCTGACAACCGCCAGAAAACTTAGAAACGTAGAGGTGGAAATATCCTCGGAGAATGAGAAGGCCAGGAAATTCTCTCCAAAAGAATTCACGATAGCTTTTTTAAATCGCAATAATTCTCCGCTCTCCTTCCACTACTACGTGTATTCATCGGACACCTTCAGGATGTCAGGAGATTTTGAAGGTTTCATCTCGCTGAAACCCTTTGAGAGAGCCGTGAAGAAATTCTCTGTTACTCCAAATACGATCGGTAGATACAAGCTAGGGCCAGTCTCCGTTTACATAGAAGATGGAATGAGGTTCGCGGTAGAGCGGGCCGAGGTATCGAAAATCATAGACCTCAGGGTTGCCCCGGCATTGAGTGAGATAATGGCAGCCAGGAGCGAGAGGATAAGCAATATGCTGTATTATACCGGCATACATTACAACAAGAAGGCTGGGCAGGGCTACGATTTTCTCACTTTGAGGGAATACGTTCCCGGGGATGAGATTAGGTACGTGGCCTGGGCCATGATAGGACGAACGAGAGGCGATGATCTTTACGTGAAGCAGATGGAAGAGGAGCGCATAATGGACGTCATCTTCCTCATAGATTACGGCAATGGCATGAATCAGGGCCATGACGGAAAGAGGATGTTCGACTCAATAATGGCAGATGTTATAAAAACGTCATACAAGATAAGGAAGAATCAGGACGGCGTTGGATTCTTCATATCGTCATCGGAGACAAATGTATTCATCCCGCCAGAAAGAACCGCGGCACCAATAGAGAACCTCCAGAAGGTCATATCTGATATCAGGCCGGCAGGCTCGTTCTCTCTGAAATCTTCGCTTGATTTTCTGAAAAGGAAGATAAAGAAGACGACGATGATCTTCATCATAAGTTCCTTCGAATATGGGGAAGATCCAAGATGGATAAGGGACATGATCGGTTCCTACAAGGCAATGATCTTCATAGCGAATCCTTACGATTTCATTGTGACCGGGGAAGAGAATCGCACGCTGAGGGCAACGCTATTCCACAAGCAGCATGATCTTGTCGAGAGAAAAAAGGAGATCTTAAGGAGCCTTGGCTTCAGAACCGAGATCGTCGGATCTCGCGATGCATACAGAAAACTGGTGGCCTCGTATCTATATGCTAAGATGAACAATATGGGTGAGTGA
- a CDS encoding AAA family ATPase: MEAVEDLENLRNTVISIEESIGKRVIGSRRIVRFMFIALLTGNHILMEGVPGLAKTMLANEFARHTRMKFRRIQFTPDMLPSDVTGTIMFNIESRKMEFKEGPIFANVILADEINRTPPKVQSALLEAMEETQVTIGGETHSLPKPFFVIATQNPIEQEGTFPLAEALMDRFLFRYYLEYPSREDELNILNSIGKYDDPSLVLMPDEIIEFRSQVDNVYISEEIKQYLVDLMRRTRENDLVYLGASPRTTAKYMKAARANALISGRSYVIPEDITFMAFEILNHRLILKPEAIMDETDDPKLIVKRIIDRVLSEVPVPK; this comes from the coding sequence ATGGAAGCGGTAGAAGATCTTGAAAATCTGAGAAATACTGTTATAAGTATAGAGGAGAGTATAGGGAAGCGCGTCATAGGATCTAGAAGGATAGTGCGCTTCATGTTCATCGCATTGCTCACGGGCAACCATATCCTGATGGAGGGTGTACCCGGACTCGCAAAGACCATGCTGGCAAACGAATTTGCCAGGCACACCAGAATGAAGTTCAGGAGGATACAATTCACTCCTGATATGCTCCCATCCGATGTCACCGGTACGATCATGTTCAACATAGAGTCCAGGAAGATGGAATTCAAGGAGGGTCCGATATTTGCCAACGTTATTCTAGCCGATGAGATAAACAGGACGCCGCCAAAGGTTCAGTCAGCGCTCCTGGAGGCGATGGAGGAAACGCAGGTGACCATAGGCGGAGAAACACACTCTTTGCCCAAGCCGTTCTTCGTCATAGCCACGCAGAATCCCATAGAGCAGGAAGGCACGTTTCCTCTTGCGGAGGCCCTTATGGATCGTTTTCTTTTCAGGTACTACCTTGAGTATCCAAGCAGGGAGGACGAGCTGAACATACTGAATTCGATAGGAAAATACGATGATCCGTCTCTGGTTCTGATGCCTGATGAGATAATAGAGTTCAGATCTCAGGTCGACAACGTCTACATATCCGAAGAGATAAAGCAGTATCTTGTTGACCTGATGAGGCGCACACGTGAGAATGACCTGGTCTACCTTGGCGCTAGCCCCAGGACAACTGCCAAGTACATGAAAGCGGCCAGGGCAAATGCGTTGATAAGCGGACGGAGCTACGTGATCCCAGAGGATATAACGTTCATGGCATTCGAAATACTGAACCACAGGTTGATACTGAAACCAGAGGCGATAATGGATGAGACCGACGATCCAAAGCTCATCGTGAAGAGGATAATTGACCGTGTTCTGTCAGAGGTTCCGGTTCCGAAATGA